The window tgatcggatcggaaatccaccattaaaatcctcatagggcctactgtactgtttatttcatatccaatctgttgattaggtcatacagacccagatgaagggaaaaaacaaatatcagcttgattcaaaacttttattatggtctacgttcattcaaaactgtttcgtgtaatatggtccatttgagattgttatataactcatttttggtctcatgccataaaatgatctagaaaaatatatggatgacatgatgaaacacatacatcatggtggggcccacatagcaccgaccacctgccactggctggtggcagggggagtagccaatccgattccttGGGAAATGGGCTTTTCAAGTGGGTCGTAGTTCCATCACCATCTATTCCCCATTCAAAATCGAAGGTAAAGATTCACCCACAGCACAAATTTCACTCTAGCTGTTCCACACAAGCCCAAAAGCAATGACCCGTGTAAAAGACCCACAGCTAAAGATCCATATGGTGAATCTTATTATCCAACATCGGCCAGTTCTAAAATGGACCTCACTGGTGGGCCCTAGTTCCCATCATCATCTATtccttgatgaggcccattgatcaAAAGTCCCATCTAAGGGCCccaccttaaaaaaaataaaataagaataataataataataataaaagaaaaaaagaagaagaagaagaagaaaatagctCACTTACCGACAGTTGCTGACCGGAAAGTAGTCCAACCATCTCCAACGCTTCTATTTCCTCTAATCACTGTAACTTCACTTCCATCTCCCAACAAAACTACATTCGTCTTGTAGCTCGGAATTGCCACATTTTCCAAATATACCCCTTCCTTCACTAATATTATTATCCTATCCATACTGTTATTAGGAGCAAAGCTAATCGCATCGCTAATCGTCGTGAAATTCCCGCTACCATCAGCCGCCACCGTCAAAATCGATCCCGGATCATACTCATCATCTGAACCCTCCAACACCCTTCGGTCCTCTTTCGACATCCACGTCGGAAAACCCAAAAGCCGTCGTCGGTTGTTGCCGCCTGCCGGCCTCGAACCTGCGAGGATCGAGAGAGAATTGCTCACGTGCTTATAGGCCTCGACCGTTGAACTGACCAATTTCGGTTTTAACGGTCCGGATGCAGATTCAAGACCCTCCAGGCACGTGTTCTTGTTCGTGAGGGCCGCGCTGAGGTAGGCGGCGACGCCGGACTGCTTGCTGGAATGGAGGCGGGAGACAGATTTCTTCAAGGAGGAGACTGTGATTTGGTGCAGCTCTTTGCAGTCTTGGAGAGTTCCTTTCTGGTTTTCGACAATGCCGGTGGCGGTGTTTGCGTCGTAGAAGAGATTGGAGAGTTTGCTGGCTTCGGAGAGAGCGGTTTGGAGAGATTGGAGAAGGTAGTTGAGGATGTTTGGGTTGATGTTGATTGAGATGGAGAGTTTCATGGAGTTGAAACAGGTGTCTGGGTATGGTGTGTTTTTGCATAGAGATTTTATGTTTGTGAGATGGGTTTTTAGAGATGGAGAAGCAGAAGGAGTTGAGATGTTGAAAGAGCTTGCTTTGATGAAGTGAAGTAAAGAGATGACTAGTATTGCTtttagaaggaaagaagaagaagaagccatgagagagagagagagagagagagagagagagagatctttttTGAGTGGTGGGTGGGGAGAGAAAATCAAGTTGAAGGGGGTTTAAATAATCAGATTTTGGGTTGCAAtttgcatggttttttttttttttttggtagtaaACGAATTTAATATATGGATTTTGATGATGGGGTATAATACAATACATCCCCTAGGGAACCAGCGATTTGGGTGGTACCCA of the Magnolia sinica isolate HGM2019 chromosome 7, MsV1, whole genome shotgun sequence genome contains:
- the LOC131251806 gene encoding probable pectinesterase/pectinesterase inhibitor 12 — translated: MASSSSFLLKAILVISLLHFIKASSFNISTPSASPSLKTHLTNIKSLCKNTPYPDTCFNSMKLSISININPNILNYLLQSLQTALSEASKLSNLFYDANTATGIVENQKGTLQDCKELHQITVSSLKKSVSRLHSSKQSGVAAYLSAALTNKNTCLEGLESASGPLKPKLVSSTVEAYKHVSNSLSILAGSRPAGGNNRRRLLGFPTWMSKEDRRVLEGSDDEYDPGSILTVAADGSGNFTTISDAISFAPNNSMDRIIILVKEGVYLENVAIPSYKTNVVLLGDGSEVTVIRGNRSVGDGWTTFRSATVAVSGDGFLARDISFENTAGPSKHQAVALRVNGDLAAIYRCTIDGYQDTLYVHSFRQFYRECDIFGTVDFIFGNAAVIFQGCNIVAKKPMRGQFNAITAQSRDDEYEVTGISIQNCSILASEDLSSDIDSVKSYLGRPWKVYSRTVYIESYIDQFIDPAGWTEWSGDQGLDTLYYGEYSNSGPGSVTDYRVTWPGFHVMDYYDALNFTVSDFIAGDEWLESTSFPYDDGI